In the Helicoverpa zea isolate HzStark_Cry1AcR chromosome 27, ilHelZeax1.1, whole genome shotgun sequence genome, one interval contains:
- the LOC124643325 gene encoding chorion class B protein Ld34-like has product MAAKTLLVLCAQAVFFQSAFSQCLNRGIDASAYGLGSSYGLTGLAGPGLANGLAAANFAGRGLASDGFYAPAMEFTATSGGSLPVTSTSAIAPTGISIVSENVFEGPLSVAGELPFVGTTGMEGAMSSAGAGAINHACGNGVTAMTSDSAAFGPGAAIPPIAATFPVSGVAPVASYGVPQAGRFGLNGCAGNVLY; this is encoded by the exons ATGGCAGCCAAGACTCTTCTTGTCCTTTGCGCTCAGGCGGTCTTCTTCCAG TCCGCCTTCAGCCAATGCCTCAACCGTGGCATCGACGCTTCTGCTTACGGCCTTGGATCTTCATATGGATTAACTGGTTTAGCTGGCCCTGGACTGGCCAACGGCTTAGCTGCTGCCAACTTCGCTGGCAGAGGCTTAGCTTCCGATGGATTCTACGCCCCCGCTATGGAATTCACTGCTACCAGCGGCGGTTCTCTACCAGTAACTAGCACCTCTGCCATCGCACCAACTGGAATCTCTATTGTATCTGAGAACGTCTTCGAAGGTCCTTTGTCCGTGGCTGGTGAGCTGCCTTTCGTTGGTACTACTGGAATGGAAGGTGCCATGTCTTCTGCTGGTGCTGGTGCTATTAACCATGCTTGTGGTAACGGTGTGACAGCTATGACAAGTGACAGTGCAGCTTTTGGTCCTGGTGCTGCTATTCCACCAATTGCTGCTACTTTCCCAGTATCAGGTGTAGCCCCCGTGGCTTCTTATGGAGTTCCTCAAGCTGGTAGATTCGGTCTTAATGGATGTGCTGGTAACGTTCTGTACTAA